A window of the Hordeum vulgare subsp. vulgare chromosome 5H, MorexV3_pseudomolecules_assembly, whole genome shotgun sequence genome harbors these coding sequences:
- the LOC123451901 gene encoding uncharacterized protein LOC123451901 isoform X1, with product MNSQVGPNNHKNLNVVYQDLTTVLGLGRFDSGNLAAGLPLKCDMDPANLVRTRTIPSENVLKPAQHSSDNLQDTSSPCESPHAGKVKFMCSFGGKILPRPSDGVLRYVGGETRLISIPRNFSWKELVHKTLSIYNQPHTIKYQLPDEDLDALISLSCEEDLQNMMEEYYSLEKANGSPRLRIFLVSPNDCEESSLSARSLESEPEYHFVVAVNNLSQLKQSTSDNNLVSQLSQQLDNSLLPSRDSTVSQTDIESGSKALAGTALSESSSQFFLAPYSQQMVAESAATSSPGLNRQRTSLNQSRLRMSSDRLTMNQEHENKYEVSNGSNLKTMLPDHQDKTQSDVDTGIGIGSTMHNLQIQRQAKDLGTPRNESYVSSHTNYDKSTPMEMPFYSEKVYIHPETASWLSGMHEYTGQIHGMPHAFSDPLLNDRTEQPASNLSLTFDSYIPPSFSQKMCQANELERTISGTRPDLLRAKPPQIARMDEPNYLVSSHTDQRYGQGVTGGASFESAVYYQQDSLPTNMVQTGHDGGPVVQQRKIYHPENSAAPSVAPQCTYVDTRLTLHHTRGARLSSGELDALESSCLTPMHATDNSHSRFLHGFPNGSQTANSDRGSHVEKMKLGCVTDYGTAGCVHGNDKVAPGPHILLPIDPFEAFAPQRSVANGASAVYQNENFDQLLGHTSGLATSSSIGLSNPDLTVNMFGNGTFKDGLLQRDVPVFNQHNIICSDVGVIGSDRATINNEDMILKGRMHNNFQMEARVIVEDVTDDMPSCIPSSRPIPQVEMAAEEQHHAIMSSEKDDDAKSDGPELANEEHGDKAAADGSISDAEIAELEASMYGLQIIRNADLEELRELGSGTFGTVYHGKWRGSDVAIKRIKKSCFAGRSSEQEKLTKDFWREAQILSKLHHPNVVAFYGVVPDGTGGTLATVAEFMVNGSLRNVLLRKDRSLDRRKKLIIAMDAAFGMEYLHSKSIVHFDLKCDNLLVNLRDPQRPICKVGDFGLSRIKRNTLVSGGVRGTLPWMAPELLNGSSSRVSEKVDVFSFGIALWEILTGEEPYANMHCGAIIGGIVNNSLRPPVPETCDPEWRILMEQCWSANPDIRPSFTEVTDRLRAMSAMLQSRVQAPGS from the exons ATGAACAGCCAAGTTGGGCCCAATAACCACAAGAACTTGAATGTGGTCTATCAGGATCTCACCACGGTTCTTGGTCTTGGCAGGTTTGACTCCGGGAACCTTGCTGCCGGTTTGCCTCTGAAATGTGATATGGATCCGGCAAATTTGGTGCGCACCAGGACCATACCCTCTGAGAATGTACTCAAACCAGCTCAACATTCAAGTGACAACCTACAAGATACGTCTTCTCCCTGCGAAAGCCCGCATGCTGGAAAAGTCAAGTTCATGTGTAGCTTTGGTGGGAAAATCCTGCCTAGGCCTAGTGATGGGGTGCTCAGATATGTGGGCGGGGAAACACGTCTCATATCGATACCCAGAAACTTCTCATGGAAGGAACTTGTGCATAAAACCCTCTCGATCTACAATCAGCCTCATACCATCAAGTATCAGCTCCCTGATGAGGACCTTGATGCTCTGATTTCTCTTTCATGTGAAGAGGATCTTCAGAATATGATGGAAGAATACTACAGTCTTGAAAAGGCCAATGGCTCACCGAGACTTCGGATATTTCTTGTCTCCCCGAATGATTGCGAGGAGTCATCGTTAAGTGCAAGAAGTTTAGAAAGTGAACCAGAATATCATTTTGTTGTTGCTGTGAACAATCTCTCACAACTGAAGCAGAGTACCAGTGACAACAATTTGGTGAGCCAGTTGAGCCAACAGTTGGATAATTCCCTACTCCCCTCCAGAGACTCAACTGTATCTCAAACAGATATAGAAAGTGGGAGTAAAGCTTTGGCTGGAACAGCCTTAAGCGAGTCTTCCTCTCAGTTTTTTCTTGCTCCATACTCACAACAAATGGTGGCTGAGTCAGCAGCAACTTCCTCCCCAGGCTTAAATCGACAGAGGACGTCTTTGAATCAGTCTAGGTTGCGGATGTCTTCAGACAGACTAACAATGAACCAAGAACATGAGAACAAATATGAAGTTAGCAATGGATCAAATTTGAAAACCATGCTTCCAGACCATCAAGATAAGACTCAAAGCGATGTAGACACAGGTATTGGAATTGGATCAACCATGCACAATCTTCAAATTCAAAGGCAGGCAAAAGATTTGGGTACACCTCGAAATGAGAGTTACGTGAGTTCACATACAAATTATGATAAGTCCACTCCAATGGAAATGCCCTTTTATTCTGAAAAGGTGTACATCCATCCAGAGACTGCTAGTTGGCTATCTGGCATGCATGAATacactggccaaattcatggcatgCCGCATGCCTTCTCTGATCCTTTGCTGAATGATCGCACTGAACAACCTGCATCCAATCTGTCTTTAACTTTTGATTCCTACATACCCCCTTCATTTTCCCAGAAAATGTGTCAAGCTAATGAGCTGGAGAGAACAATAAGCGGGACTAGGCCAGATCTTCTACGTGCTAAACCACCTCAGATTGCTCGTATGGATGAACCAAATTACCTTGTTTCTAGTCATACCGACCAGCGGTACGGTCAAGGAGTTACTGGTGGAGCCAGTTTTGAGTCAGCCGTATATTACCAACAAGACAGTTTGCCTACTAATATGGTGCAAACAGGTCATGATGGTGGTCCTGTTGTCCAACAGAGGAAGATTTATCATCCGGAGAACAGTGCCGCCCCAAGTGTTGCTCCCCAGTGCACTTATGTTGACACAAGGCTCACTTTGCACCACACACGTGGTGCAAGGTTGTCCTCGGGTGAGTTAGATGCTCTAGAAAGCTCATGCTTGACGCCAATGCATGCTACTGATAATTCTCATTCACGCTTTCTTCATGGATTCCCTAATGGATCTCAAACAGCGAATTCAGATCGTGGATCTCATGTAGAGAAAATGAAATTAGGGTGTGTTACAGATTATGGAACAGCTGGCTGTGTGCATGGTAATGATAAAGTTGCTCCTGGACCCCATATACTGTTGCCTATTGACCCTTTTGAAGCTTTTGCGCCACAAAGATCGGTGGCAAATGGAGCATCCGCTGTGTATCAAAATGAAAATTTCGACCAGTTATTGGGGCATACCTCTGGTTTGGCTACCTCTTCATCTATTGGACTAAGTAATCCTGATCTGACCGTAAACATGTTTGGCAATGGCACCTTCAAGGATGGCCTTTTACAGAGAGATGTTCCTGTTTTTAATCAGCACAATATCATCTGCAGTGATGTAGGGGTAATTGGATCTGATCGTGCAACCATCAATAACGAGGACATGATTCTGAAGGGCAgaatgcataataattttcaaatggaGGCACGTGTTATAGTTGAGGACGTGACTGATGATATGCCTTCATGCATTCCGTCATCCAGACCAATTCCTCAGGTTGAAATGGCAGCTGAAGAGCAGCACCATGCAATTATGTCATCAGAGAAGGATGATGATGCTAAGAGCGATGGGCCAGAGTTAGCTAATGAG GAGCATGGTGATAAAGCAGCTGCGGATGGGTCCATTAGTGATGCTGAGATTGCCGAACTTGAAGCCAGCATGTATGGCTTGCAG ATCATAAGAAATGCTGACCTCGAGGAGCTACGTGAGCTGGGATCTGGCACGTTTGGAACCGTTTACCATGGAAAATGGCGAGGAAGTGATGTTGCTATCAAACGTATCAAGAAAAGCTGTTTTGCTGGGAGATCATCTGAACAAGAGAAACTT ACCAAAGACTTTTGGAGGGAGGCACAAATTCTTTCAAAGCTGCATCATCCAAATGTTGTTGCTTTCTATGGTGTGGTTCCTGATGGAACTGGAGGAACATTAGCAACTGTGGCAGAATTTATGGTGAATGGTTCACTAAGGAATGTTCTTCTAAGGAAGGATAG ATCGCTTGATCGTCGGAAAAAGCTCATCATTGCAATGGATGCGGCATTTGGGATGGAATATCTGCACTCGAAAAGCATAGTCCATTTTGATTTGAAATGCGACAATTTACTCGTTAATTTGAGAGATCCCCAGAGACCAATCTGCAAG GTTGGAGACTTTGGATTATCGAGAATTAAGCGCAACACTTTGGTTTCTGGTGGTGTACGGGGCACCCTTCCATGGATGGCACCGGAGCTGTTGAacggtagcagcagcagagtgtcTGAGAAG GTGGATGTGTTCTCTTTCGGGATAGCATTATGGGAAATCTTGACGGGTGAGGAACCATACGCAAATATGCATTGCGGCGCTATCATAG
- the LOC123451901 gene encoding uncharacterized protein LOC123451901 isoform X2 — protein sequence MDPANLVRTRTIPSENVLKPAQHSSDNLQDTSSPCESPHAGKVKFMCSFGGKILPRPSDGVLRYVGGETRLISIPRNFSWKELVHKTLSIYNQPHTIKYQLPDEDLDALISLSCEEDLQNMMEEYYSLEKANGSPRLRIFLVSPNDCEESSLSARSLESEPEYHFVVAVNNLSQLKQSTSDNNLVSQLSQQLDNSLLPSRDSTVSQTDIESGSKALAGTALSESSSQFFLAPYSQQMVAESAATSSPGLNRQRTSLNQSRLRMSSDRLTMNQEHENKYEVSNGSNLKTMLPDHQDKTQSDVDTGIGIGSTMHNLQIQRQAKDLGTPRNESYVSSHTNYDKSTPMEMPFYSEKVYIHPETASWLSGMHEYTGQIHGMPHAFSDPLLNDRTEQPASNLSLTFDSYIPPSFSQKMCQANELERTISGTRPDLLRAKPPQIARMDEPNYLVSSHTDQRYGQGVTGGASFESAVYYQQDSLPTNMVQTGHDGGPVVQQRKIYHPENSAAPSVAPQCTYVDTRLTLHHTRGARLSSGELDALESSCLTPMHATDNSHSRFLHGFPNGSQTANSDRGSHVEKMKLGCVTDYGTAGCVHGNDKVAPGPHILLPIDPFEAFAPQRSVANGASAVYQNENFDQLLGHTSGLATSSSIGLSNPDLTVNMFGNGTFKDGLLQRDVPVFNQHNIICSDVGVIGSDRATINNEDMILKGRMHNNFQMEARVIVEDVTDDMPSCIPSSRPIPQVEMAAEEQHHAIMSSEKDDDAKSDGPELANEEHGDKAAADGSISDAEIAELEASMYGLQIIRNADLEELRELGSGTFGTVYHGKWRGSDVAIKRIKKSCFAGRSSEQEKLTKDFWREAQILSKLHHPNVVAFYGVVPDGTGGTLATVAEFMVNGSLRNVLLRKDRSLDRRKKLIIAMDAAFGMEYLHSKSIVHFDLKCDNLLVNLRDPQRPICKVGDFGLSRIKRNTLVSGGVRGTLPWMAPELLNGSSSRVSEKVDVFSFGIALWEILTGEEPYANMHCGAIIGGIVNNSLRPPVPETCDPEWRILMEQCWSANPDIRPSFTEVTDRLRAMSAMLQSRVQAPGS from the exons ATGGATCCGGCAAATTTGGTGCGCACCAGGACCATACCCTCTGAGAATGTACTCAAACCAGCTCAACATTCAAGTGACAACCTACAAGATACGTCTTCTCCCTGCGAAAGCCCGCATGCTGGAAAAGTCAAGTTCATGTGTAGCTTTGGTGGGAAAATCCTGCCTAGGCCTAGTGATGGGGTGCTCAGATATGTGGGCGGGGAAACACGTCTCATATCGATACCCAGAAACTTCTCATGGAAGGAACTTGTGCATAAAACCCTCTCGATCTACAATCAGCCTCATACCATCAAGTATCAGCTCCCTGATGAGGACCTTGATGCTCTGATTTCTCTTTCATGTGAAGAGGATCTTCAGAATATGATGGAAGAATACTACAGTCTTGAAAAGGCCAATGGCTCACCGAGACTTCGGATATTTCTTGTCTCCCCGAATGATTGCGAGGAGTCATCGTTAAGTGCAAGAAGTTTAGAAAGTGAACCAGAATATCATTTTGTTGTTGCTGTGAACAATCTCTCACAACTGAAGCAGAGTACCAGTGACAACAATTTGGTGAGCCAGTTGAGCCAACAGTTGGATAATTCCCTACTCCCCTCCAGAGACTCAACTGTATCTCAAACAGATATAGAAAGTGGGAGTAAAGCTTTGGCTGGAACAGCCTTAAGCGAGTCTTCCTCTCAGTTTTTTCTTGCTCCATACTCACAACAAATGGTGGCTGAGTCAGCAGCAACTTCCTCCCCAGGCTTAAATCGACAGAGGACGTCTTTGAATCAGTCTAGGTTGCGGATGTCTTCAGACAGACTAACAATGAACCAAGAACATGAGAACAAATATGAAGTTAGCAATGGATCAAATTTGAAAACCATGCTTCCAGACCATCAAGATAAGACTCAAAGCGATGTAGACACAGGTATTGGAATTGGATCAACCATGCACAATCTTCAAATTCAAAGGCAGGCAAAAGATTTGGGTACACCTCGAAATGAGAGTTACGTGAGTTCACATACAAATTATGATAAGTCCACTCCAATGGAAATGCCCTTTTATTCTGAAAAGGTGTACATCCATCCAGAGACTGCTAGTTGGCTATCTGGCATGCATGAATacactggccaaattcatggcatgCCGCATGCCTTCTCTGATCCTTTGCTGAATGATCGCACTGAACAACCTGCATCCAATCTGTCTTTAACTTTTGATTCCTACATACCCCCTTCATTTTCCCAGAAAATGTGTCAAGCTAATGAGCTGGAGAGAACAATAAGCGGGACTAGGCCAGATCTTCTACGTGCTAAACCACCTCAGATTGCTCGTATGGATGAACCAAATTACCTTGTTTCTAGTCATACCGACCAGCGGTACGGTCAAGGAGTTACTGGTGGAGCCAGTTTTGAGTCAGCCGTATATTACCAACAAGACAGTTTGCCTACTAATATGGTGCAAACAGGTCATGATGGTGGTCCTGTTGTCCAACAGAGGAAGATTTATCATCCGGAGAACAGTGCCGCCCCAAGTGTTGCTCCCCAGTGCACTTATGTTGACACAAGGCTCACTTTGCACCACACACGTGGTGCAAGGTTGTCCTCGGGTGAGTTAGATGCTCTAGAAAGCTCATGCTTGACGCCAATGCATGCTACTGATAATTCTCATTCACGCTTTCTTCATGGATTCCCTAATGGATCTCAAACAGCGAATTCAGATCGTGGATCTCATGTAGAGAAAATGAAATTAGGGTGTGTTACAGATTATGGAACAGCTGGCTGTGTGCATGGTAATGATAAAGTTGCTCCTGGACCCCATATACTGTTGCCTATTGACCCTTTTGAAGCTTTTGCGCCACAAAGATCGGTGGCAAATGGAGCATCCGCTGTGTATCAAAATGAAAATTTCGACCAGTTATTGGGGCATACCTCTGGTTTGGCTACCTCTTCATCTATTGGACTAAGTAATCCTGATCTGACCGTAAACATGTTTGGCAATGGCACCTTCAAGGATGGCCTTTTACAGAGAGATGTTCCTGTTTTTAATCAGCACAATATCATCTGCAGTGATGTAGGGGTAATTGGATCTGATCGTGCAACCATCAATAACGAGGACATGATTCTGAAGGGCAgaatgcataataattttcaaatggaGGCACGTGTTATAGTTGAGGACGTGACTGATGATATGCCTTCATGCATTCCGTCATCCAGACCAATTCCTCAGGTTGAAATGGCAGCTGAAGAGCAGCACCATGCAATTATGTCATCAGAGAAGGATGATGATGCTAAGAGCGATGGGCCAGAGTTAGCTAATGAG GAGCATGGTGATAAAGCAGCTGCGGATGGGTCCATTAGTGATGCTGAGATTGCCGAACTTGAAGCCAGCATGTATGGCTTGCAG ATCATAAGAAATGCTGACCTCGAGGAGCTACGTGAGCTGGGATCTGGCACGTTTGGAACCGTTTACCATGGAAAATGGCGAGGAAGTGATGTTGCTATCAAACGTATCAAGAAAAGCTGTTTTGCTGGGAGATCATCTGAACAAGAGAAACTT ACCAAAGACTTTTGGAGGGAGGCACAAATTCTTTCAAAGCTGCATCATCCAAATGTTGTTGCTTTCTATGGTGTGGTTCCTGATGGAACTGGAGGAACATTAGCAACTGTGGCAGAATTTATGGTGAATGGTTCACTAAGGAATGTTCTTCTAAGGAAGGATAG ATCGCTTGATCGTCGGAAAAAGCTCATCATTGCAATGGATGCGGCATTTGGGATGGAATATCTGCACTCGAAAAGCATAGTCCATTTTGATTTGAAATGCGACAATTTACTCGTTAATTTGAGAGATCCCCAGAGACCAATCTGCAAG GTTGGAGACTTTGGATTATCGAGAATTAAGCGCAACACTTTGGTTTCTGGTGGTGTACGGGGCACCCTTCCATGGATGGCACCGGAGCTGTTGAacggtagcagcagcagagtgtcTGAGAAG GTGGATGTGTTCTCTTTCGGGATAGCATTATGGGAAATCTTGACGGGTGAGGAACCATACGCAAATATGCATTGCGGCGCTATCATAG
- the LOC123451901 gene encoding uncharacterized protein LOC123451901 isoform X3, which translates to MNSQVGPNNHKNLNVVYQDLTTVLGLGRFDSGNLAAGLPLKCDMDPANLVRTRTIPSENVLKPAQHSSDNLQDTSSPCESPHAGKVKFMCSFGGKILPRPSDGVLRYVGGETRLISIPRNFSWKELVHKTLSIYNQPHTIKYQLPDEDLDALISLSCEEDLQNMMEEYYSLEKANGSPRLRIFLVSPNDCEESSLSARSLESEPEYHFVVAVNNLSQLKQSTSDNNLVSQLSQQLDNSLLPSRDSTVSQTDIESGSKALAGTALSESSSQFFLAPYSQQMVAESAATSSPGLNRQRTSLNQSRLRMSSDRLTMNQEHENKYEVSNGSNLKTMLPDHQDKTQSDVDTGIGIGSTMHNLQIQRQAKDLGTPRNESYVSSHTNYDKSTPMEMPFYSEKVYIHPETASWLSGMHEYTGQIHGMPHAFSDPLLNDRTEQPASNLSLTFDSYIPPSFSQKMCQANELERTISGTRPDLLRAKPPQIARMDEPNYLVSSHTDQRYGQGVTGGASFESAVYYQQDSLPTNMVQTGHDGGPVVQQRKIYHPENSAAPSVAPQCTYVDTRLTLHHTRGARLSSGELDALESSCLTPMHATDNSHSRFLHGFPNGSQTANSDRGSHVEKMKLGCVTDYGTAGCVHGNDKVAPGPHILLPIDPFEAFAPQRSVANGASAVYQNENFDQLLGHTSGLATSSSIGLSNPDLTVNMFGNGTFKDGLLQRDVPVFNQHNIICSDVGVIGSDRATINNEDMILKGRMHNNFQMEARVIVEDVTDDMPSCIPSSRPIPQVEMAAEEQHHAIMSSEKDDDAKSDGPELANEEHGDKAAADGSISDAEIAELEASMYGLQIIRNADLEELRELGSGTFGTVYHGKWRGSDVAIKRIKKSCFAGRSSEQEKLTKDFWREAQILSKLHHPNVVAFYGVVPDGTGGTLATVAEFMVNGSLRNVLLRKDRSLQIA; encoded by the exons ATGAACAGCCAAGTTGGGCCCAATAACCACAAGAACTTGAATGTGGTCTATCAGGATCTCACCACGGTTCTTGGTCTTGGCAGGTTTGACTCCGGGAACCTTGCTGCCGGTTTGCCTCTGAAATGTGATATGGATCCGGCAAATTTGGTGCGCACCAGGACCATACCCTCTGAGAATGTACTCAAACCAGCTCAACATTCAAGTGACAACCTACAAGATACGTCTTCTCCCTGCGAAAGCCCGCATGCTGGAAAAGTCAAGTTCATGTGTAGCTTTGGTGGGAAAATCCTGCCTAGGCCTAGTGATGGGGTGCTCAGATATGTGGGCGGGGAAACACGTCTCATATCGATACCCAGAAACTTCTCATGGAAGGAACTTGTGCATAAAACCCTCTCGATCTACAATCAGCCTCATACCATCAAGTATCAGCTCCCTGATGAGGACCTTGATGCTCTGATTTCTCTTTCATGTGAAGAGGATCTTCAGAATATGATGGAAGAATACTACAGTCTTGAAAAGGCCAATGGCTCACCGAGACTTCGGATATTTCTTGTCTCCCCGAATGATTGCGAGGAGTCATCGTTAAGTGCAAGAAGTTTAGAAAGTGAACCAGAATATCATTTTGTTGTTGCTGTGAACAATCTCTCACAACTGAAGCAGAGTACCAGTGACAACAATTTGGTGAGCCAGTTGAGCCAACAGTTGGATAATTCCCTACTCCCCTCCAGAGACTCAACTGTATCTCAAACAGATATAGAAAGTGGGAGTAAAGCTTTGGCTGGAACAGCCTTAAGCGAGTCTTCCTCTCAGTTTTTTCTTGCTCCATACTCACAACAAATGGTGGCTGAGTCAGCAGCAACTTCCTCCCCAGGCTTAAATCGACAGAGGACGTCTTTGAATCAGTCTAGGTTGCGGATGTCTTCAGACAGACTAACAATGAACCAAGAACATGAGAACAAATATGAAGTTAGCAATGGATCAAATTTGAAAACCATGCTTCCAGACCATCAAGATAAGACTCAAAGCGATGTAGACACAGGTATTGGAATTGGATCAACCATGCACAATCTTCAAATTCAAAGGCAGGCAAAAGATTTGGGTACACCTCGAAATGAGAGTTACGTGAGTTCACATACAAATTATGATAAGTCCACTCCAATGGAAATGCCCTTTTATTCTGAAAAGGTGTACATCCATCCAGAGACTGCTAGTTGGCTATCTGGCATGCATGAATacactggccaaattcatggcatgCCGCATGCCTTCTCTGATCCTTTGCTGAATGATCGCACTGAACAACCTGCATCCAATCTGTCTTTAACTTTTGATTCCTACATACCCCCTTCATTTTCCCAGAAAATGTGTCAAGCTAATGAGCTGGAGAGAACAATAAGCGGGACTAGGCCAGATCTTCTACGTGCTAAACCACCTCAGATTGCTCGTATGGATGAACCAAATTACCTTGTTTCTAGTCATACCGACCAGCGGTACGGTCAAGGAGTTACTGGTGGAGCCAGTTTTGAGTCAGCCGTATATTACCAACAAGACAGTTTGCCTACTAATATGGTGCAAACAGGTCATGATGGTGGTCCTGTTGTCCAACAGAGGAAGATTTATCATCCGGAGAACAGTGCCGCCCCAAGTGTTGCTCCCCAGTGCACTTATGTTGACACAAGGCTCACTTTGCACCACACACGTGGTGCAAGGTTGTCCTCGGGTGAGTTAGATGCTCTAGAAAGCTCATGCTTGACGCCAATGCATGCTACTGATAATTCTCATTCACGCTTTCTTCATGGATTCCCTAATGGATCTCAAACAGCGAATTCAGATCGTGGATCTCATGTAGAGAAAATGAAATTAGGGTGTGTTACAGATTATGGAACAGCTGGCTGTGTGCATGGTAATGATAAAGTTGCTCCTGGACCCCATATACTGTTGCCTATTGACCCTTTTGAAGCTTTTGCGCCACAAAGATCGGTGGCAAATGGAGCATCCGCTGTGTATCAAAATGAAAATTTCGACCAGTTATTGGGGCATACCTCTGGTTTGGCTACCTCTTCATCTATTGGACTAAGTAATCCTGATCTGACCGTAAACATGTTTGGCAATGGCACCTTCAAGGATGGCCTTTTACAGAGAGATGTTCCTGTTTTTAATCAGCACAATATCATCTGCAGTGATGTAGGGGTAATTGGATCTGATCGTGCAACCATCAATAACGAGGACATGATTCTGAAGGGCAgaatgcataataattttcaaatggaGGCACGTGTTATAGTTGAGGACGTGACTGATGATATGCCTTCATGCATTCCGTCATCCAGACCAATTCCTCAGGTTGAAATGGCAGCTGAAGAGCAGCACCATGCAATTATGTCATCAGAGAAGGATGATGATGCTAAGAGCGATGGGCCAGAGTTAGCTAATGAG GAGCATGGTGATAAAGCAGCTGCGGATGGGTCCATTAGTGATGCTGAGATTGCCGAACTTGAAGCCAGCATGTATGGCTTGCAG ATCATAAGAAATGCTGACCTCGAGGAGCTACGTGAGCTGGGATCTGGCACGTTTGGAACCGTTTACCATGGAAAATGGCGAGGAAGTGATGTTGCTATCAAACGTATCAAGAAAAGCTGTTTTGCTGGGAGATCATCTGAACAAGAGAAACTT ACCAAAGACTTTTGGAGGGAGGCACAAATTCTTTCAAAGCTGCATCATCCAAATGTTGTTGCTTTCTATGGTGTGGTTCCTGATGGAACTGGAGGAACATTAGCAACTGTGGCAGAATTTATGGTGAATGGTTCACTAAGGAATGTTCTTCTAAGGAAGGATAG ATCTCTGCAGATCGCTTGA